One Paraburkholderia sp. HP33-1 genomic region harbors:
- a CDS encoding adenylate/guanylate cyclase domain-containing protein, which produces MDIAQWLQRLGLEQYALAFAANDIDVSLLAQLSDADLKELGVQSLGHRKRILAAAAAAQPSTSASAPPQTDAATLAPADERRQVTILFADLCGYTALSRSLDPEDLRALIGRYMALVDGVVLAYGGTIDKHIGDAVMALFGAPRSHETDTLRAARAALDIHDGLTQLGAQAGRPLQAHIGIASGEVVAGALGRADAQDYTVHGDPVNLAARLVAAAPAGEIWISDESARLLDEAAVCEAIGERLFKGIDTPVRAWRLVAIASEPVKTSRSRFVGREAELEQFHGIVHACVARHRGHVLHLRGEAGIGKTRLVEEMRRYAQTQGFTLHKSLVLDFGVGKGQDPVRAIVASLLGLSASASADARQAAVARAAERGVVSEEQLMFLQDFLDLPKSSEWQALYDAMDHGARQRGKQTLAARLAEDACGQSATMIVVEDLHWADREALSYLAAFAAGIVNGTGLLVTTSRVEGDPIDAAWRARCRDTPFATIDLGPLRKDEALNLASNFIDATQRVALACIERAAGNPLFLEQLLRNAEEGSSGNVPASIRSLVLARMDRLAPRDRLAFQAAAVIGQRFDLALLRRLIDDPDYVCDGLLANALVLPEGEDFLFAHALIQESAWATLLRARRRELHRCAAEWFAHSDPTLHAQHLDRAEDERAPGAYLAASNAQRAAHRFEAALRLADRGLEIAQTDADRHALSCAKGELQRDLGDIAGSIATYRAALAAATNDDARCDCQLGLAEGLRVNEGLDEALALLSAAQTIAERDGRVADLARLHHLRGNILFPLGRIDACCAEHERGLTYARRLGIPEAEARALGGLADAAYAQGRMQTAFRHFSECVALSRKHGFGSIEVANRPMQGFSRIYLNDARQAREDAIATARAAALIGQPRAQLLCETLGVFACQELGDEQAARVHLEQELRLIRQLGARRFEAQNLEMHGRLLLDSGSRSEAVKKLRESIAISREVGTQFCGPKTLGALSRAVDENVERARLLDEGEALLRLGAVGHNHLWFYRDAIEAMLAAGDAHGMLRYVKELENYTQREPLPWAQLFAARGRALALALQDPAGEPTLRELARVRTALHEAGFRNYLSAVDVALAA; this is translated from the coding sequence ATGGACATCGCGCAATGGCTGCAGCGCCTCGGACTCGAGCAGTACGCGCTCGCATTCGCGGCGAACGACATCGACGTATCACTGCTCGCGCAGTTGAGCGATGCTGATCTGAAGGAACTCGGGGTGCAGTCGCTTGGCCATCGCAAGCGCATCCTTGCCGCCGCGGCGGCCGCGCAACCGTCAACGAGCGCATCGGCGCCGCCGCAGACGGACGCCGCCACCCTTGCGCCCGCGGACGAGCGCAGGCAGGTCACGATCCTGTTTGCCGATCTCTGCGGCTACACGGCGCTCTCGCGCTCGCTCGATCCCGAAGACCTGCGCGCGCTAATCGGCCGCTACATGGCGCTGGTCGACGGTGTCGTCCTCGCTTATGGCGGCACGATCGACAAGCACATCGGCGATGCAGTGATGGCGCTTTTCGGCGCGCCGCGCTCGCATGAGACCGACACGCTGCGCGCGGCCCGGGCGGCGCTCGATATCCACGACGGGCTGACGCAGCTTGGCGCGCAGGCGGGGCGGCCTTTGCAGGCACACATCGGCATCGCGAGCGGCGAAGTGGTCGCCGGTGCGCTTGGCCGCGCCGACGCCCAGGACTACACGGTGCACGGCGATCCGGTGAACCTCGCCGCGCGGCTCGTGGCCGCCGCACCCGCCGGCGAGATCTGGATCTCTGACGAGTCAGCACGCCTGCTCGACGAGGCCGCTGTGTGCGAGGCGATCGGCGAGCGGCTCTTCAAGGGCATCGACACGCCGGTCCGGGCCTGGCGGCTCGTTGCCATCGCGAGCGAACCCGTGAAGACGAGCCGCAGCCGCTTCGTCGGCCGCGAAGCCGAACTCGAGCAATTTCACGGTATCGTCCACGCGTGCGTGGCGAGGCACCGCGGCCATGTTCTCCATCTACGAGGTGAAGCCGGAATCGGCAAGACGCGGCTCGTCGAGGAAATGCGCCGCTACGCGCAGACCCAGGGCTTCACGCTGCATAAAAGCCTTGTGCTCGATTTCGGTGTTGGCAAGGGGCAGGACCCGGTGCGCGCGATCGTCGCCAGCCTGCTCGGGCTGTCGGCCAGCGCATCGGCCGACGCGCGGCAAGCCGCTGTCGCGCGTGCCGCGGAGCGTGGTGTCGTGAGCGAAGAGCAGCTCATGTTTCTTCAGGATTTCCTCGATCTGCCCAAAAGCAGCGAGTGGCAAGCGCTGTACGACGCAATGGATCATGGTGCGCGCCAGCGTGGCAAGCAGACGCTCGCTGCACGACTGGCCGAGGACGCCTGCGGGCAATCGGCGACGATGATCGTCGTCGAAGATCTGCATTGGGCCGACCGCGAAGCCCTCAGCTATCTTGCGGCTTTCGCGGCAGGCATCGTCAATGGGACGGGCTTGCTCGTGACGACTTCGCGTGTGGAAGGCGATCCAATTGATGCAGCCTGGCGCGCACGCTGCCGCGACACCCCGTTCGCCACGATCGACCTCGGGCCGCTGCGCAAGGATGAGGCACTCAACCTCGCGAGCAATTTCATCGACGCTACGCAGCGCGTCGCGCTCGCCTGCATCGAGCGGGCAGCAGGCAACCCGCTATTTCTCGAGCAACTGCTGCGCAATGCCGAGGAAGGCAGCAGCGGCAACGTTCCCGCGTCGATCCGAAGCCTCGTGCTCGCGCGGATGGACAGGTTGGCGCCGCGTGACCGCCTGGCGTTCCAGGCGGCTGCCGTCATCGGTCAGCGTTTCGACCTCGCGTTGCTGCGCCGGCTCATCGACGACCCTGACTACGTCTGCGACGGCCTGCTCGCCAATGCGCTAGTTCTACCCGAGGGCGAGGATTTCCTGTTCGCCCATGCGCTGATCCAGGAGAGCGCATGGGCGACGCTATTGCGGGCGCGCCGGCGCGAGCTTCATCGCTGTGCCGCCGAATGGTTCGCACATAGCGATCCGACGTTGCACGCGCAGCATCTCGACCGGGCAGAGGACGAGCGCGCGCCCGGAGCCTATCTCGCCGCGTCGAACGCGCAACGTGCCGCCCATCGTTTCGAGGCTGCGCTGCGGCTGGCCGACCGGGGCCTCGAGATCGCGCAGACGGACGCGGACCGCCACGCACTGAGCTGCGCCAAGGGCGAACTCCAGCGCGATCTGGGCGACATTGCGGGATCGATCGCCACGTACCGCGCGGCGCTCGCGGCTGCCACCAACGATGACGCCCGGTGCGACTGTCAGCTCGGGCTCGCGGAAGGCCTGCGGGTGAACGAAGGTCTCGACGAGGCGCTCGCCTTGCTTTCGGCCGCGCAGACGATAGCGGAACGCGACGGCCGGGTGGCCGACCTCGCAAGGCTTCACCACCTGCGCGGCAACATCCTTTTTCCCCTTGGCAGGATCGACGCCTGCTGCGCCGAGCATGAACGAGGGCTTACCTATGCACGGCGCCTCGGCATCCCGGAGGCGGAGGCTCGCGCGCTCGGCGGCCTGGCGGATGCAGCGTACGCGCAGGGACGCATGCAAACCGCTTTTCGCCATTTCAGCGAATGCGTGGCGCTGAGCCGCAAGCACGGGTTCGGCAGCATCGAGGTTGCGAATCGTCCGATGCAGGGCTTCAGCAGGATCTACCTCAACGATGCACGGCAGGCGCGCGAGGACGCGATCGCCACGGCACGCGCTGCCGCGTTGATCGGGCAGCCGCGCGCGCAATTGCTGTGCGAGACGCTGGGCGTGTTCGCCTGCCAGGAACTAGGCGATGAGCAGGCGGCTCGCGTTCATCTGGAGCAGGAACTTCGGCTGATCAGGCAACTCGGCGCCCGCCGCTTCGAGGCACAAAATCTGGAGATGCACGGGCGGCTGTTGCTGGACAGCGGATCGAGAAGCGAAGCAGTGAAGAAACTTCGCGAGTCGATCGCGATCTCGCGCGAGGTGGGCACGCAGTTTTGCGGACCCAAGACCCTCGGCGCGCTGAGCCGCGCAGTGGATGAGAACGTCGAGCGTGCGCGGTTGCTGGACGAAGGCGAAGCGCTGCTGCGACTCGGCGCGGTCGGCCATAATCATCTCTGGTTTTACCGCGACGCCATCGAAGCGATGCTGGCCGCCGGCGATGCGCATGGCATGTTGCGTTACGTGAAGGAACTCGAGAACTACACCCAGCGCGAACCGCTGCCCTGGGCCCAGCTCTTTGCAGCGCGCGGCCGTGCGCTCGCGCTTGCCCTGCAGGACCCTGCGGGCGAACCGACGCTGCGCGAACTCGCGCGGGTGCGAACGGCGCTGCACGAGGCCGGTTTTCGGAATTACCTGAGCGCCGTCGATGTTGCTCTGGCGGCTTGA
- a CDS encoding UbiA family prenyltransferase: MPIEVNMAGIPLCVDLDGTLMHSDLLIESFVALVKRNPLYLLYCVAWLLRGKGYLKAQIAARVAIDVSLLPYNARLVDFLKKERSCGRDLYLCTAGDQRFAEQIASHFGFFKGVMASNESLNLSGANKAMALTAEFGAQGFDYCGNARADVPVWRQARTAIVVGGKSIQAAARKANQVTVIFENKRSFFRLAIKEMRVYQWVKNLLIFVPLLASHRFTDVNALMAGGIAFLSFCFCASSVYILNDMLDLDVDRRHSRKCKRPFASGELPLASGIGMMFILLIASASLGIFLPLSFQLVLACYVAMTLVYSFHLKHVMLVDVFMLAALYTIRIVAGGTAVNVVLSDWLILFSVMIFLSLAMVKRYTELHKMQREGKDSAAGRGYLTEDMSIVRTFGIAAGYVGVVVLALYMNSAPVTVLYSHPHRLWLLFLLLLYWISRVWMVAFHGQMHDDPIVYAIKNRSSLLIIMLCVASVLISI; the protein is encoded by the coding sequence ATGCCCATCGAGGTCAACATGGCTGGTATCCCTCTTTGTGTTGATCTGGACGGCACACTGATGCACAGCGACCTTCTCATCGAGTCGTTCGTGGCACTGGTCAAGAGAAATCCGCTCTATTTGTTGTATTGTGTCGCGTGGCTGCTGCGCGGCAAGGGGTATCTCAAAGCGCAGATAGCCGCACGCGTCGCAATCGACGTGTCACTGCTGCCATACAACGCGCGCCTGGTCGACTTCCTAAAAAAAGAGCGCTCGTGCGGGCGTGATCTCTATCTCTGTACCGCTGGCGATCAACGATTTGCCGAGCAGATCGCGTCTCATTTCGGCTTCTTCAAAGGCGTGATGGCGAGCAACGAGTCGCTTAACCTCTCCGGCGCAAACAAGGCCATGGCCTTGACGGCGGAGTTTGGTGCACAGGGTTTCGATTATTGCGGCAACGCTCGTGCCGATGTGCCTGTGTGGAGGCAGGCGCGTACAGCGATCGTCGTCGGAGGGAAAAGCATTCAGGCAGCGGCGCGGAAGGCGAATCAGGTCACGGTCATCTTCGAGAACAAGCGGTCTTTTTTCAGGCTCGCCATCAAGGAAATGCGCGTCTATCAATGGGTGAAAAATCTGTTGATCTTTGTGCCGCTGCTTGCGTCGCATCGCTTCACGGATGTCAACGCACTGATGGCCGGTGGCATTGCATTCTTGTCATTCTGCTTCTGTGCCTCGTCGGTATACATTTTGAATGACATGCTCGATCTCGATGTGGATAGGCGCCATAGTCGAAAGTGCAAACGTCCATTTGCGTCGGGAGAATTACCGCTTGCTAGCGGCATTGGCATGATGTTCATACTGTTAATAGCATCGGCAAGCCTCGGCATTTTTCTGCCCCTGTCGTTTCAGCTCGTGCTAGCGTGTTATGTCGCGATGACACTCGTTTATTCCTTTCACCTGAAGCACGTAATGCTGGTAGATGTTTTCATGCTGGCCGCGCTTTATACCATCCGTATTGTGGCTGGCGGGACGGCCGTCAATGTTGTGCTGTCAGACTGGTTAATCCTGTTCTCGGTGATGATCTTTCTCAGTCTGGCCATGGTAAAGCGTTATACGGAACTCCACAAAATGCAGCGGGAGGGTAAGGACTCTGCGGCGGGACGAGGTTATCTTACGGAGGACATGAGCATTGTGCGCACGTTCGGAATCGCGGCAGGGTATGTCGGGGTGGTTGTTCTTGCGCTTTATATGAATTCTGCCCCCGTCACGGTGTTGTATAGCCATCCCCACAGGCTTTGGCTTCTCTTTTTGCTGCTCCTGTACTGGATCAGCCGCGTCTGGATGGTTGCGTTCCACGGTCAGATGCATGACGATCCGATAGTCTATGCCATCAAAAATCGGTCGAGCCTATTGATCATCATGCTTTGCGTAGCGTCAGTTCTTATCTCGATCTAA
- a CDS encoding DUF1326 domain-containing protein codes for MMMATPTWKISGQYYETCSCDFVCPCLPGQLAVRPSKGSCTFAMAFQIDRGQHEAVSLDGLGFILLGLTPEEMAKGNWSVGVIVDERASMEQRDAITAITSGAEGGPMAALSPLVGSFVGVESAAIRFDRNGMKWSVTSPQFVDMAAEGAMGINPNATEPLRLDNTGHPAADCLTLAHASHSHVRALGFEWDDVSGQNNGQYAPFSWQGA; via the coding sequence ATGATGATGGCCACCCCAACCTGGAAGATCAGCGGTCAATATTACGAGACGTGCAGTTGCGATTTTGTGTGCCCATGCCTGCCCGGACAGCTGGCAGTCAGACCAAGCAAGGGCTCATGCACGTTTGCCATGGCATTTCAGATCGACCGCGGCCAGCACGAAGCGGTTTCCCTCGATGGCCTCGGATTCATCCTCCTCGGATTGACACCAGAAGAAATGGCAAAGGGGAACTGGTCCGTGGGCGTTATTGTCGATGAGCGGGCCAGCATGGAGCAGCGCGACGCGATCACGGCGATTACCAGCGGCGCGGAAGGCGGACCGATGGCGGCTCTATCGCCGCTCGTTGGATCGTTTGTCGGGGTGGAGTCCGCGGCGATTCGCTTCGATCGCAATGGGATGAAGTGGTCTGTGACGTCACCGCAATTCGTCGACATGGCCGCTGAAGGTGCGATGGGCATCAATCCCAACGCGACCGAGCCGCTTCGTCTGGACAATACGGGTCATCCAGCCGCCGATTGCCTGACACTGGCTCATGCCTCGCACAGTCACGTCCGCGCGCTTGGCTTTGAGTGGGATGACGTCAGTGGGCAAAACAACGGTCAATATGCGCCTTTTTCCTGGCAAGGTGCGTAA
- a CDS encoding DUF2182 domain-containing protein: protein MGKTTVNMRLFPGKVRKLATSSRAPSPGSVASLSRRERILILGCVAAVVTLSWAFLFYLDHQMLSARQHDKMMMEMGMSMAAPWTTAEALFTFAMWVVMMVGMMAGSAMPVLLLFAGAHAGRGGGRTPFVVLMFALGYLAVWVGFSACATLAQWALHHAAMLSPELAASSPQVGGAILCAAGLYQLTPSKRACLKHCRSPLGFLMARWRDGATGALQMGMRHGAYCLGCCWALMCVLFVVGVMNLVWVAALALFVFLEKIGPAGVVLARAAGAVMTAVGVLLFAGIL, encoded by the coding sequence GTGGGCAAAACAACGGTCAATATGCGCCTTTTTCCTGGCAAGGTGCGTAAGCTGGCTACCTCTTCTCGCGCACCCAGTCCTGGTTCCGTCGCGAGCCTCTCAAGGCGCGAGCGCATTCTCATTCTGGGTTGCGTTGCCGCGGTCGTGACGCTGTCGTGGGCGTTTCTCTTCTATCTCGATCATCAGATGTTGTCGGCAAGACAACACGACAAAATGATGATGGAGATGGGTATGTCGATGGCGGCGCCATGGACGACAGCCGAAGCTCTTTTCACGTTTGCAATGTGGGTCGTCATGATGGTGGGCATGATGGCCGGATCGGCGATGCCCGTATTGCTTCTTTTCGCAGGGGCACATGCCGGGCGCGGCGGAGGCAGGACGCCGTTCGTCGTTCTCATGTTCGCTCTGGGTTACCTGGCCGTGTGGGTTGGCTTCAGCGCATGCGCGACACTTGCGCAGTGGGCACTGCACCACGCCGCAATGCTGTCACCGGAGTTGGCTGCGTCAAGCCCACAGGTGGGCGGTGCGATTCTTTGCGCCGCAGGCTTGTACCAATTGACGCCGTCCAAGCGAGCATGTCTCAAGCACTGTCGAAGTCCGCTCGGGTTTCTGATGGCTCGCTGGCGCGATGGGGCGACGGGCGCGCTGCAGATGGGAATGCGTCATGGCGCGTATTGCCTCGGGTGTTGCTGGGCGCTGATGTGCGTCCTGTTCGTTGTAGGTGTGATGAATCTTGTCTGGGTGGCGGCGCTAGCGCTGTTTGTTTTTCTGGAAAAGATCGGGCCAGCAGGCGTCGTTCTGGCGCGCGCGGCCGGTGCGGTGATGACTGCCGTCGGGGTTCTGCTGTTCGCCGGCATTCTTTGA
- a CDS encoding SLC26A/SulP transporter family protein codes for MKPGKTISYIPLRSRFTGLPADVAAGAVSMLVMLCYAMSLGTMIFSADLARYAMLGVPTALVSCVVTALVIALTSSMRWNIGGPDSNAAAFLAGVAAGVGSSVRADGGSPQTLILTVLIAIALCSVVTGVILYAIGSSRHSRSLQFLPYPVLGGFLAGTGYLLLAGAFRVMTGEALDWHMLALLTHIHWLTWIPALVVGVMTTVLTRAWQHIAALPLTLGFGIVLFYVLLHIAGLSIADAREMGLLLPRVTLHLAGLPELHIAARLGQGGIDWPAVAAHLPESLLVTTVSAVTILMNSTAIGAVTGEEVDLNREMRAAGLANLASGLLGGMVGYQSFNRSMLNARVGATSRVAGVFAALACLVVLGTSPDIVALFPVPVLVGLQLFMGLRLIVHWLVGAYAKLSWYEYLLVPAILGTIVAYGVVVGVAVGVVAACVTFTLLYGRVSCIRMEFDLRTRTSNVERSINESQSLRELGAQVCGMCLQGFLFFGTANSILHRLRGRLAASHPVPVRFVVLDFASTQGMDASVSISFVKLRQLCAAKNADLVLTALPPHSRDLLTKTGTLNLRIHEFDSLDVGLEWIEDQLLTGNSPATGHGYDFHAMLTPHFTASALSTLLACLEVHDLLAGQVLFRRGEQADALYFIEQGRVQVSLPLDDGRSVRLRSFGPGTVVGEMAVYTQQQRSADVIAETPTRVRRLSTTALIRLEQQHPAAAQQFHRFLVKIIATRLAVVDEALRAAL; via the coding sequence GTGAAGCCGGGCAAGACCATCTCCTACATCCCGCTACGTTCGCGCTTCACGGGCCTGCCTGCCGACGTGGCGGCCGGCGCGGTTTCGATGCTCGTCATGCTGTGCTACGCAATGAGCCTCGGCACGATGATCTTCAGCGCCGATCTTGCCCGCTACGCGATGCTCGGCGTGCCGACCGCGCTCGTCAGCTGCGTCGTCACGGCGCTCGTGATTGCGTTGACGAGCTCGATGCGTTGGAACATCGGCGGTCCTGACAGCAATGCCGCGGCGTTTCTTGCGGGCGTCGCCGCAGGGGTCGGCAGCAGCGTGCGCGCGGACGGCGGCTCCCCCCAGACCCTGATCCTGACCGTGCTGATCGCAATTGCGCTCTGTTCGGTCGTGACGGGCGTCATCCTCTATGCGATCGGCTCGTCGAGGCACAGCCGCTCGTTGCAGTTCCTCCCGTATCCGGTGCTTGGCGGATTCCTCGCCGGAACAGGCTATCTGCTGCTGGCCGGGGCCTTCCGCGTGATGACGGGCGAGGCACTGGACTGGCACATGCTGGCGTTGCTGACGCACATTCACTGGCTGACATGGATTCCCGCGCTCGTCGTGGGTGTGATGACGACAGTCCTGACCCGCGCCTGGCAGCACATTGCCGCGCTACCCCTCACGTTGGGTTTCGGGATCGTGCTTTTCTACGTTCTCCTGCACATTGCCGGTCTCTCGATCGCCGACGCGCGCGAAATGGGGCTGCTTCTGCCGCGCGTCACGCTGCACCTTGCCGGGCTGCCGGAGCTGCACATCGCTGCGCGACTCGGGCAGGGTGGCATCGACTGGCCGGCCGTCGCCGCGCACCTTCCAGAGAGCCTGCTGGTCACGACGGTTTCCGCTGTCACGATCCTGATGAATTCGACGGCGATCGGCGCGGTGACGGGCGAGGAGGTCGATCTCAATCGTGAGATGCGGGCTGCGGGCCTTGCCAATCTCGCGAGCGGGCTGCTGGGTGGAATGGTCGGCTACCAGTCGTTCAATCGCTCGATGCTCAATGCGCGCGTGGGTGCCACGAGCCGGGTGGCCGGCGTGTTCGCGGCGCTCGCTTGCCTTGTCGTACTTGGCACTTCGCCCGATATCGTGGCGCTCTTTCCCGTGCCGGTGCTCGTCGGCCTTCAGCTCTTCATGGGCCTGCGCCTGATCGTGCATTGGCTCGTGGGCGCGTATGCGAAGCTCAGCTGGTACGAGTACCTGCTCGTGCCTGCCATTCTCGGCACCATCGTCGCCTACGGCGTGGTCGTCGGCGTGGCGGTAGGCGTCGTTGCGGCGTGTGTGACGTTCACGCTGCTGTATGGCCGGGTCAGTTGTATACGCATGGAGTTCGATCTGCGCACACGGACGTCCAACGTGGAACGCAGCATCAACGAGAGCCAGTCTTTGCGCGAACTCGGTGCGCAGGTCTGCGGTATGTGCCTGCAAGGGTTCCTGTTCTTCGGCACGGCCAATTCGATTCTGCACCGCCTGCGTGGGCGGCTCGCCGCGAGCCATCCGGTGCCGGTCCGTTTCGTCGTGCTCGATTTCGCGTCGACTCAGGGCATGGACGCGTCGGTATCGATCAGCTTCGTCAAGCTGAGGCAGCTATGCGCAGCGAAGAACGCGGACCTGGTGCTAACCGCGCTGCCGCCGCACTCGCGCGATCTGCTCACGAAGACCGGGACACTCAATCTCCGGATTCATGAATTCGACTCGCTTGACGTCGGTCTGGAGTGGATCGAAGACCAGTTGCTCACGGGGAACTCGCCTGCGACAGGCCACGGCTACGACTTTCACGCGATGCTCACGCCGCATTTCACGGCCAGCGCGTTGAGCACGCTGCTGGCGTGTCTCGAGGTGCATGACCTGCTTGCGGGGCAGGTGCTGTTTCGTCGCGGGGAGCAGGCTGACGCGCTGTATTTCATCGAGCAAGGACGTGTCCAGGTCTCGTTGCCGCTCGACGATGGACGGTCGGTCCGGCTGCGCTCGTTTGGCCCGGGGACGGTTGTCGGTGAAATGGCGGTCTACACGCAGCAACAGCGCAGTGCGGACGTGATCGCCGAGACGCCGACGCGGGTCCGCCGCTTGTCGACAACCGCTCTCATTCGACTCGAACAACAGCATCCAGCGGCCGCGCAACAATTTCATCGGTTTCTCGTCAAGATCATCGCAACTCGACTTGCCGTCGTTGACGAGGCGCTGCGTGCGGCTTTGTAA
- a CDS encoding MEKHLA domain-containing protein, which produces MIPLHSNPAFYQLLADSYARLLGRPLVPQAMSVDEATEWLYESAPFAVLAHNTDPDPVFIYGNKAAQRRFGYSWDEITRLPSRLSAEAPNREERQQFLARVQRLGYEAGYKGVRVTRSGQRFMIEEATLWQLLDADGKLHGQAVVIPLTRDI; this is translated from the coding sequence ATGATTCCACTGCACAGCAATCCAGCTTTCTATCAGCTCCTTGCCGACAGCTACGCCCGGCTGCTTGGTCGCCCCCTGGTGCCGCAGGCCATGTCCGTGGACGAAGCGACCGAATGGCTCTATGAGAGTGCCCCGTTCGCGGTACTCGCGCACAACACCGATCCCGACCCGGTCTTCATTTACGGCAACAAGGCCGCGCAGCGCCGCTTTGGATACAGCTGGGATGAAATCACCCGACTGCCGTCCCGACTCTCAGCCGAGGCCCCGAATCGCGAGGAGCGGCAACAATTTCTGGCACGCGTACAGCGGCTGGGCTACGAGGCGGGCTACAAGGGCGTGCGTGTCACCAGGTCAGGCCAGCGCTTCATGATCGAGGAAGCCACGCTGTGGCAACTTCTCGACGCGGACGGCAAACTGCACGGCCAGGCGGTTGTCATCCCGCTGACGCGCGACATCTGA
- a CDS encoding LysR family transcriptional regulator, whose amino-acid sequence MDIGGFDLNLLKAFDALYAERHVTRAGLRIGLSQSAMSGALTRLRELFEDELFLRTPSGMQPTPRAHDLAGPISNALRLVRGALRADGFDPATASDAFTIAMNDYAAFVLLPPLLARLSIEAPHVDVHVHGTFGRDEALELLDSGEASLAIGFPVEASARILKRPLFKEDFACVARPEHPAFAHGANLDAFTAAPHLLISPEGDRSSLVDHELAKLGLGRRVVLSLPQFLVAPFVIAETDLVATLASRVARRFAATGVGISVHQPPIELPSWTLAMMWHRRADTHAATCWLKDVIAEVAASV is encoded by the coding sequence ATGGATATCGGTGGCTTTGATCTCAATCTTCTGAAAGCGTTCGACGCCCTTTATGCGGAGCGTCACGTTACGCGCGCCGGGCTGCGTATCGGTCTTAGTCAGTCGGCGATGAGCGGCGCCCTTACCCGGTTGCGTGAGCTGTTCGAGGATGAGCTGTTCTTGCGGACGCCGTCGGGGATGCAGCCGACCCCACGGGCTCACGATCTTGCAGGTCCTATATCCAACGCGCTCCGACTTGTACGGGGTGCGTTACGGGCCGACGGTTTCGATCCAGCGACGGCTAGTGACGCGTTCACGATTGCGATGAACGACTATGCCGCTTTCGTTCTACTGCCGCCACTGTTGGCACGCCTTAGCATCGAGGCGCCTCACGTCGACGTGCACGTGCACGGGACGTTCGGTCGGGATGAAGCGCTCGAACTCCTCGACAGCGGCGAAGCAAGCCTCGCTATCGGCTTCCCGGTCGAAGCTTCGGCACGCATCCTCAAGCGCCCTCTGTTCAAGGAGGACTTTGCGTGCGTAGCGCGTCCTGAGCACCCCGCGTTTGCGCACGGTGCTAACCTCGACGCCTTCACGGCTGCGCCTCATCTCCTGATATCTCCCGAGGGCGACCGCTCAAGTCTGGTCGATCACGAGCTCGCCAAGCTGGGGCTCGGACGGCGTGTGGTACTGAGCTTGCCGCAGTTTCTGGTCGCACCCTTCGTGATCGCTGAGACCGATCTCGTCGCGACGCTCGCCTCCCGTGTCGCTCGGCGCTTCGCAGCGACTGGGGTCGGCATCTCCGTACATCAACCGCCAATCGAACTGCCCAGTTGGACGCTTGCGATGATGTGGCATCGACGTGCGGACACTCACGCGGCCACTTGTTGGCTGAAAGACGTCATCGCCGAGGTCGCCGCCTCGGTTTGA
- a CDS encoding DUF899 domain-containing protein: MTTTKSPEKGGKDAQPAMKTPSIVSRQEWEAAREQLLVKEKTLTRARDALAAERRRMPWLAVEKTYAFDGPEGKVSLLDLFDGRRQLVIYRAFFEPGVHGWPEHACIGCSLGADQVSHLAHLHARDTTLVYASRAPQADIARLKTRMGWEMIPWYTITDSFDADFGVDEWHGHNAFIREGERVFRTYFINGRGDEAMGTIWSYLDMTALGRQETWEDSPEGYPQSRPYKWWNWNDTYVPGAAPDPKWVEVSDAGEAAFRKSDG; this comes from the coding sequence ATGACGACGACTAAGTCACCTGAGAAGGGTGGGAAAGATGCACAGCCTGCCATGAAGACACCTTCGATTGTGTCGCGGCAAGAGTGGGAGGCTGCGCGCGAGCAGCTTCTCGTCAAGGAGAAAACCTTGACGCGTGCCCGCGACGCGCTGGCCGCCGAGCGACGGCGGATGCCATGGCTTGCCGTGGAAAAAACGTATGCGTTCGACGGGCCCGAGGGCAAAGTCAGCCTGCTCGACCTGTTTGACGGCCGCCGCCAGTTGGTCATCTATCGCGCCTTTTTCGAGCCTGGCGTGCACGGGTGGCCAGAGCATGCGTGCATTGGCTGTTCCCTGGGAGCCGACCAGGTCTCCCACCTCGCCCATTTGCATGCTCGCGACACCACCCTCGTGTACGCCTCCCGCGCGCCGCAAGCCGATATCGCGCGGCTGAAGACCCGGATGGGCTGGGAGATGATCCCTTGGTACACCATCACCGACAGTTTCGACGCCGACTTCGGGGTGGACGAATGGCACGGCCACAACGCGTTCATCCGCGAAGGTGAGCGTGTGTTCCGCACGTACTTCATCAACGGGCGTGGGGACGAGGCGATGGGCACCATCTGGAGCTACCTCGACATGACGGCGCTCGGGCGGCAGGAGACGTGGGAGGATTCGCCGGAGGGCTACCCGCAGAGCCGACCATACAAGTGGTGGAACTGGAACGACACCTACGTCCCCGGCGCCGCTCCCGATCCGAAGTGGGTCGAGGTGTCAGATGCCGGAGAGGCCGCGTTCCGGAAAAGCGACGGCTAG